The Shewanella sp. MTB7 genome includes a window with the following:
- a CDS encoding DoxX family protein has product MNTLLLTSGRVLLALYFLLPGIMKFVSWDMHIALMEKHHMLMVPVLLATAGVFQIGAAIALILNRYTYIVSLLLAVLVLTINFNLHDFWNYTGVEGAHEMQNFVKNLGILAGLLVLAGHARMELDRKG; this is encoded by the coding sequence ATGAATACCCTATTGTTGACGAGTGGCAGAGTGTTATTGGCACTCTACTTCTTACTGCCAGGTATTATGAAGTTTGTTAGTTGGGATATGCATATAGCCTTAATGGAAAAGCATCATATGTTGATGGTCCCGGTTTTACTTGCCACTGCTGGGGTATTCCAAATTGGTGCAGCTATAGCACTTATTTTAAATCGATATACCTATATTGTCTCTTTGTTACTTGCAGTGTTAGTACTCACTATTAATTTTAATTTGCATGATTTCTGGAACTATACAGGTGTCGAAGGGGCACACGAAATGCAAAACTTTGTGAAAAACCTAGGCATTTTAGCTGGGTTGCTTGTGTTAGCAGGACACGCAAGAATGGAGTTAGATAGAAAGGGATAA
- a CDS encoding cytochrome b/b6 domain-containing protein — MNHAQHDMRPVLKHPLNVRVFHYILLLSFLPLAATGLLLFFKPLSQESMQLTYDIHIIAGVVLTLDAVAFTLMAFDRVVLFIARLFSFSMRDVKWFMVLGGYPQKFLLGKKVPVPPMNKYNSGQKLFGICVLIGGTVLILSGLVLWLIPHVAPRDLVWALGMGHLLFGLLLTAFLPIHLFLAVYRFDDFKAMMLHGNVPYHDAAEYTPFWVQEEISPATTSGDQLINK, encoded by the coding sequence ATGAATCATGCTCAGCACGACATGAGACCTGTTTTGAAACACCCTCTTAATGTTCGAGTGTTTCACTACATTTTACTATTGAGCTTTTTGCCATTGGCAGCAACCGGCTTACTGTTATTTTTCAAACCATTGTCACAGGAAAGCATGCAGCTGACCTATGATATTCATATCATAGCTGGTGTAGTACTGACATTGGATGCTGTTGCCTTCACCCTAATGGCCTTCGATCGCGTCGTGCTATTTATTGCCCGCTTGTTCAGCTTTTCTATGCGCGATGTAAAATGGTTTATGGTGCTAGGTGGCTATCCACAAAAGTTCCTACTGGGCAAGAAAGTCCCTGTTCCTCCAATGAACAAGTATAACTCTGGCCAGAAATTGTTCGGCATTTGCGTACTGATTGGCGGCACAGTACTGATCCTGTCAGGTTTAGTCTTGTGGTTGATCCCACACGTTGCACCACGTGATTTGGTCTGGGCACTCGGTATGGGACATCTGTTATTTGGTTTGCTATTGACCGCGTTCCTACCAATTCACTTATTTCTAGCGGTATATCGCTTCGATGATTTCAAAGCAATGATGCTACATGGAAATGTGCCTTATCACGATGCGGCTGAATACACCCCGTTTTGGGTACAAGAGGAGATATCTCCTGCTACCACTAGCGGTGACCAACTGATTAATAAGTAG
- a CDS encoding response regulator yields the protein MKERPKILIVDDTAVSRVMLKGILEDEYEISEADSGETCLASVKESIPDLLLLDVDMPGISGYEVCVHLRKEAATAHIPIIFVSGLDTVEERLTGFEAGADDYIIKPAEPEELHEKVNLCLSHHRKMSTAQESASEAMAIAMEAMTVSSELGQIVQFIKDVQSIELAEDVGLAMNNILLNFGMHAASRVDTGSISFVGCQKDSIEAELLTRFSYYNERILSVGIRTIIRDPHIVLLIKDMPLGDEKRCGRLRDHLAVLMDIADVQLANLTARAKMLEQRQVIFTQVISMTEKQIKQTSERLITHEEYSQGLMRGMLIDLEGMLFSLGLEEDQEKKLMSLADETSTKLEASQGQNELVNKELGSILEGLYKFFNTLNKPSEPV from the coding sequence ATGAAAGAACGTCCAAAAATATTGATTGTTGATGATACTGCTGTGAGTCGAGTAATGCTTAAGGGGATTCTTGAAGATGAGTATGAAATCTCTGAAGCTGACAGTGGTGAAACCTGTCTCGCTTCAGTAAAGGAGAGCATTCCTGATCTTTTACTGCTTGATGTTGATATGCCTGGTATCTCCGGATATGAAGTGTGTGTGCACTTAAGGAAAGAGGCGGCAACAGCTCATATTCCCATTATATTTGTATCTGGATTGGATACTGTAGAGGAGAGGCTTACAGGCTTTGAAGCCGGTGCAGATGACTATATTATTAAGCCAGCCGAGCCAGAAGAACTGCATGAGAAAGTGAATTTATGTTTAAGTCATCATAGGAAAATGAGCACAGCACAAGAATCGGCCTCAGAGGCAATGGCAATTGCCATGGAAGCCATGACTGTGAGCAGTGAGCTGGGTCAGATAGTTCAGTTTATTAAAGATGTACAGTCAATAGAGTTAGCTGAGGATGTGGGTTTGGCAATGAATAACATCCTATTAAACTTTGGTATGCATGCGGCTTCACGCGTAGATACTGGAAGCATCTCTTTTGTGGGTTGTCAGAAAGATAGCATTGAAGCTGAATTGCTAACTCGTTTTTCTTACTATAATGAACGGATACTCAGTGTTGGGATCCGAACCATCATTAGAGATCCTCATATTGTACTACTGATCAAAGATATGCCGTTAGGTGATGAGAAACGTTGTGGTAGGTTAAGGGATCACCTAGCAGTACTAATGGATATTGCAGATGTACAGTTAGCAAACCTGACAGCGAGAGCAAAAATGCTTGAACAGAGGCAAGTCATTTTTACTCAAGTTATCTCTATGACAGAGAAGCAGATTAAGCAAACTTCAGAGCGGTTAATCACCCATGAAGAATACTCACAAGGTTTAATGCGAGGTATGTTAATTGATTTAGAAGGCATGTTATTTAGTTTAGGTTTAGAGGAAGATCAGGAGAAAAAATTGATGAGTTTGGCGGATGAAACATCGACCAAGTTAGAGGCGAGTCAGGGGCAAAATGAGCTCGTTAATAAAGAACTTGGTTCGATTCTAGAAGGGCTTTATAAGTTCTTTAATACACTTAATAAGCCTAGTGAACCAGTTTAA
- a CDS encoding CBS domain-containing protein, which produces MRNLALFSTASVDHLLWSTNSEITQLNSPALSIFTDFDHSQPMVVDSNTGAVKTLEIMEKTHSFMRLVVDKKNKFLGVITKHQLSNSKMLKMTNKFNSNLDELLVTDMMIPREELMSLDYEQLTSATVSDVVRSLQENGLHHILVIDHQQHHIRGLIAANDVARKLKVPINIEQPPSFMHIFKTNLAKNARLF; this is translated from the coding sequence ATGAGAAATTTAGCACTTTTCAGCACAGCCTCGGTTGATCATCTGCTTTGGTCAACCAATAGTGAGATCACTCAACTAAACTCTCCCGCCTTATCTATATTCACTGATTTTGATCACTCCCAACCTATGGTGGTAGATTCGAATACCGGCGCCGTGAAAACCTTAGAGATAATGGAGAAAACCCATTCCTTTATGCGTCTAGTCGTCGACAAAAAGAATAAGTTTCTAGGAGTGATCACTAAGCATCAGCTGTCAAATAGTAAAATGCTTAAAATGACCAACAAATTTAATAGCAACTTAGATGAGTTATTGGTCACCGATATGATGATCCCGAGAGAGGAGTTAATGTCATTGGACTATGAGCAGCTTACGTCTGCTACAGTGAGTGATGTGGTTCGCTCGCTACAAGAAAATGGTTTACATCATATTTTAGTTATCGATCATCAGCAGCATCATATCAGAGGCTTGATCGCAGCCAATGATGTAGCACGCAAACTAAAAGTGCCAATTAATATCGAACAACCCCCTTCGTTCATGCATATCTTCAAGACCAATTTAGCTAAAAATGCACGTTTGTTTTAG
- the hydA gene encoding iron hydrogenase large subunit HydA gives MTATTYQPGEIRGLIEIDASKCKGCDACQKFCPTNAIEGSSGAPHSINIEKCLSCGQCLINCPFSAIKETHSALDDVIKKLHDNNTTVVGIIAPAVRVAIGEEFGLGTGELVTGKLYGAMNKAGFKIFDCNFAADLTIMEEGSEFIHRLHANVKGEPNAGALPQFTSCCPGWVRYVETRYPNLLPNLSTAKSPQQMAGTVAKTYGAKVYDMQPEKIFTVAVMPCTSKKLEASRPEFNSAWQYHQEQGANLPSYQDIDAVLTTREMAELLKVLDIDLATTPAFEGDSLFSEYTGAGTIFGTTGGVMEAALRTAHKVLTGNEMAKLEFNPVRGLEGVKTASVTLHDTELSQDVTINVAVVHDMGNNIEPILRDIMAGTSPYHFIEVMNCAGGCVNGGGQPIDGSGSSWLGNI, from the coding sequence ATGACAGCAACCACTTATCAACCTGGAGAGATCCGTGGGTTGATTGAAATTGATGCATCAAAGTGTAAAGGCTGCGATGCTTGTCAAAAATTTTGCCCGACTAACGCGATAGAAGGCTCGTCGGGAGCTCCACACAGCATAAATATCGAAAAATGCTTAAGTTGTGGACAATGTTTAATCAACTGCCCATTTAGTGCGATAAAAGAAACTCACAGTGCGCTAGATGATGTAATTAAAAAGCTCCATGATAATAACACCACTGTGGTGGGTATCATTGCCCCTGCGGTCAGAGTAGCCATTGGTGAAGAGTTTGGTCTTGGCACTGGAGAACTAGTGACGGGTAAACTGTATGGTGCAATGAACAAAGCAGGTTTCAAAATTTTTGACTGCAACTTTGCTGCTGACTTGACCATTATGGAAGAGGGTAGTGAGTTTATTCATCGTCTGCATGCCAATGTTAAAGGCGAACCTAATGCAGGAGCCTTACCGCAGTTTACCTCTTGCTGTCCAGGCTGGGTTCGTTATGTGGAAACTCGTTATCCTAATCTGTTACCAAACTTATCTACAGCCAAGTCGCCACAGCAGATGGCAGGCACAGTCGCTAAAACTTATGGTGCTAAGGTTTATGACATGCAACCGGAGAAAATTTTCACCGTCGCTGTTATGCCATGTACCTCGAAAAAGCTAGAAGCCTCACGCCCAGAGTTCAACTCAGCGTGGCAATATCACCAAGAGCAAGGTGCTAATCTCCCATCATATCAGGATATTGATGCGGTATTGACGACCCGTGAAATGGCTGAACTGCTGAAAGTTCTGGATATCGATCTGGCCACCACTCCAGCATTTGAAGGCGACAGTTTGTTTTCTGAATATACTGGCGCTGGTACCATTTTTGGCACCACTGGTGGTGTCATGGAAGCGGCTTTACGTACCGCTCATAAGGTGTTGACTGGCAACGAAATGGCCAAGTTGGAATTCAACCCTGTTCGCGGCCTTGAGGGGGTGAAAACAGCCTCGGTCACTTTGCATGACACGGAACTAAGTCAAGATGTCACCATTAACGTGGCCGTTGTTCACGATATGGGCAATAACATCGAACCGATTTTGCGTGACATTATGGCCGGTACCTCCCCTTATCATTTCATCGAAGTCATGAATTGTGCCGGTGGTTGTGTGAACGGTGGCGGCCAACCAATTGACGGTAGTGGTTCATCATGGCTTGGTAATATCTAA
- a CDS encoding iron hydrogenase small subunit, which produces MTKKKYEFAEDSFFLSRRKFMTIGAAFVAVMAIPVGWFSSTLAKRNDYIKARSAGLYKDDTIAKVRVSHGNPAVTKYYEEFGGKPLGHLSHDLLHTHFVDRTKLNS; this is translated from the coding sequence ATGACTAAGAAAAAATATGAATTTGCGGAAGACAGTTTTTTCCTCTCCCGTCGTAAGTTCATGACTATCGGTGCCGCTTTTGTTGCCGTAATGGCCATACCTGTTGGTTGGTTCAGTAGTACGTTGGCTAAGCGTAATGATTACATTAAGGCGCGCAGTGCTGGCTTGTACAAAGATGACACCATTGCCAAAGTGCGCGTTAGCCACGGTAATCCTGCGGTTACTAAATACTACGAAGAGTTCGGTGGTAAACCCCTAGGGCACCTGTCTCACGATCTATTACATACCCACTTTGTTGACCGCACTAAGCTGAACTCTTAA
- a CDS encoding lipid A deacylase LpxR family protein has product MGLKLSQQMWTPAEIELEAPQSTDRPYAGYLAIESHTVHYGNKWALKNWFSLGVIGPASGAQQVQEFVHKITGSSPPLGWQYQIENQVTLQLAYELDGLLLRRDAFNNAFVGQTQWELSGFSHTQAGNFRTETDLGLTLRWGNNLEDSFGRLSQHRGHMGNLTSTSNRNTFILYSRAFVGYRFNDLSLAGSLPYESDLKLENKQAGFTTGIIWSQPTWSVGWSFNTYTKEHQADSAKWHGYGSLLFSWYL; this is encoded by the coding sequence TTGGGGCTAAAACTTTCTCAACAGATGTGGACGCCAGCAGAGATAGAACTTGAAGCACCTCAGAGTACAGATCGCCCTTACGCAGGGTATTTAGCTATTGAGAGCCATACAGTCCATTACGGTAACAAGTGGGCACTAAAAAACTGGTTCTCCCTTGGCGTAATAGGCCCCGCATCAGGTGCTCAGCAAGTACAGGAGTTTGTTCACAAGATCACAGGCTCCTCGCCTCCTTTAGGTTGGCAATACCAGATAGAGAATCAAGTAACGCTTCAACTTGCCTATGAGTTAGATGGGCTATTACTGAGACGCGATGCATTTAACAATGCTTTTGTTGGGCAAACACAGTGGGAGCTAAGTGGTTTTAGCCATACTCAAGCTGGTAATTTTCGAACTGAAACCGATCTGGGGCTCACTTTGCGTTGGGGCAACAATTTAGAAGACTCGTTTGGCCGTTTAAGTCAACACCGCGGACATATGGGAAATCTAACCTCCACATCTAACAGGAACACATTCATCCTTTATAGTAGAGCCTTTGTTGGCTATAGGTTCAACGATTTGAGCTTAGCGGGCTCCCTGCCCTATGAGTCAGATCTTAAGCTGGAAAATAAGCAGGCTGGATTTACCACAGGTATCATTTGGTCTCAGCCAACGTGGTCGGTTGGCTGGAGCTTTAATACCTATACAAAAGAACATCAGGCTGACTCAGCCAAGTGGCATGGCTATGGTTCACTTCTATTTAGCTGGTACCTTTAA
- the hydF gene encoding [FeFe] hydrogenase H-cluster maturation GTPase HydF, with amino-acid sequence MSTIITNSTPRGVRYQIAIIGRRNTGKSSLFNLITGQDIAIVSDTAGTTTDAIAKPYELLPLGPVTFYDTAGLDDEGELGLLRVKASRKIVYRADICLLVTDEHGLKDKELQLIAELTQLTIPFIIIFNKADIADIAADDVNFCQERALIYLSASSTLQTGADEIKQAIYDIAPAELKREPVLASDLYQAGDTVLCVVPIDMSAPKGRLILPQVQVLREALDMDAIATVVKETQLQAALNQLAKPPKLVIADSQVIKQVVQIVPDNVPLTTFSTLFARFKGDLDVLAQGADALDSLQDGDKVLMAEACSHHSQDDDIGRVKLPNMIRQYSQRQLTFEIKSGHDFPDNLEDYALVVHCGACMLNRTEMLRRVRECQRRGVPVTNYGIAISKIQGVLSRVMQPFM; translated from the coding sequence ATGTCAACAATCATAACTAATAGTACGCCTCGCGGGGTACGCTATCAAATTGCCATCATAGGACGTCGCAACACGGGCAAATCTTCATTATTTAATCTAATTACAGGTCAAGATATTGCGATTGTCTCAGATACTGCAGGCACCACGACGGACGCGATTGCCAAGCCCTATGAGTTATTGCCTTTAGGTCCAGTGACTTTCTATGATACTGCCGGGCTTGATGATGAGGGGGAACTAGGATTACTGCGTGTTAAAGCCAGCCGAAAAATAGTGTACCGAGCTGATATCTGTTTATTGGTAACCGATGAGCACGGCTTGAAGGATAAAGAGCTGCAACTTATTGCTGAATTAACCCAGTTGACTATCCCATTTATTATTATCTTTAATAAGGCCGATATTGCTGATATTGCCGCGGATGATGTTAACTTTTGTCAGGAACGGGCATTAATCTACTTATCGGCATCAAGTACTCTGCAAACGGGAGCTGATGAAATTAAGCAAGCCATCTATGACATAGCGCCTGCTGAGCTTAAGCGTGAACCAGTGTTAGCCAGCGACTTGTATCAAGCTGGAGATACCGTGCTATGCGTCGTGCCTATCGATATGTCGGCACCAAAGGGGCGCTTAATTCTGCCTCAGGTGCAGGTATTGCGTGAAGCTCTAGACATGGATGCTATTGCCACGGTAGTAAAAGAAACTCAGCTTCAAGCAGCGCTAAATCAACTGGCCAAACCACCAAAACTTGTTATTGCCGACTCTCAAGTGATAAAGCAAGTGGTACAAATTGTCCCTGACAATGTTCCTCTAACCACCTTCTCAACCCTATTTGCGCGTTTTAAGGGCGATCTTGATGTGTTAGCACAAGGGGCTGATGCGCTAGATAGCCTACAAGATGGTGATAAAGTGTTGATGGCTGAGGCTTGCAGTCATCACTCCCAAGACGATGATATTGGCAGAGTCAAATTGCCCAATATGATCAGGCAATACAGCCAGAGGCAACTCACTTTTGAGATCAAATCCGGACACGATTTCCCCGACAACTTAGAGGACTATGCTTTGGTGGTACACTGCGGCGCCTGCATGCTTAATCGCACCGAGATGTTAAGAAGGGTCAGAGAGTGCCAACGACGAGGTGTGCCGGTGACTAATTACGGTATCGCAATATCAAAAATACAAGGCGTGTTATCTAGGGTGATGCAACCTTTTATGTAG
- the hydG gene encoding [FeFe] hydrogenase H-cluster radical SAM maturase HydG, whose protein sequence is MVMTSAQHSPLLKPTYDPSVNFIDDSAIWSAIENAENSSEIEIRVILEKARQCKGLSIADTAVLLQNQHKELDEEIFAVAREIKNKIYGNRIVLFAPLYVSNHCANSCSYCGFNADNHELKRKTLKQAEIRKEVKVLEAMGHKRILAVYGEHPRNNVNAIVESIQTMYDVKDGKGGEIRRINVNCAPMSVEDFKILKTAAIGTYQCFQETYHQPTYESVHLKGKKKDYLYRLYAMHRAMEAGIDDVGIGALFGLYDHRFELLAMLTHVEQMEKECGIGPHTISFPRIEPAHGSAISEKPPYEVDDECFKRIVAITRLAVPYTGLIMSTREGAVLRKELLDLGVSQISAGSRTSPGGYQETTSNQHDAEQFSLGDHRAMDDVIYELVTESKSVPSFCTGCYRKGRTGDHFIGLAKQQFIGKFCQPNALITFKEYLNDYASEKTREAGNALIERELDRLSPSRRKNVIAYLDKTDEGQRDLYL, encoded by the coding sequence ATGGTTATGACCTCAGCACAGCATTCTCCCCTGTTAAAGCCAACGTATGATCCAAGCGTAAACTTCATTGATGATAGTGCTATTTGGAGTGCTATCGAAAACGCGGAAAATTCAAGCGAAATAGAAATTCGCGTGATTTTGGAAAAAGCCCGTCAATGCAAAGGACTCAGCATCGCTGACACAGCAGTGCTATTGCAGAATCAACACAAGGAACTGGATGAAGAGATTTTTGCTGTTGCTCGTGAGATTAAAAATAAGATTTACGGTAACCGTATAGTGCTATTTGCCCCACTTTATGTCTCAAACCACTGTGCAAACAGTTGTAGCTACTGCGGTTTCAATGCAGACAACCATGAACTGAAACGTAAAACCCTCAAGCAAGCTGAGATCCGCAAAGAAGTGAAAGTGTTGGAAGCCATGGGACACAAGCGTATTCTGGCGGTTTATGGCGAGCATCCCCGTAATAACGTCAACGCTATCGTTGAAAGCATCCAGACCATGTACGACGTAAAAGATGGTAAAGGGGGCGAGATCCGCCGTATTAATGTCAACTGTGCACCAATGAGCGTGGAAGATTTTAAAATTCTGAAGACAGCCGCTATAGGCACTTACCAGTGTTTCCAGGAAACTTATCACCAGCCAACCTATGAAAGCGTCCACCTGAAAGGCAAGAAGAAAGATTACTTATATCGCTTATATGCCATGCACCGAGCCATGGAAGCAGGTATTGACGATGTGGGTATTGGCGCTCTGTTCGGACTTTATGATCATCGGTTCGAACTACTGGCTATGTTGACCCATGTTGAGCAGATGGAAAAGGAGTGTGGCATAGGCCCACATACTATCTCGTTCCCACGTATCGAACCCGCTCACGGATCAGCGATCAGTGAAAAACCGCCCTATGAGGTCGACGATGAATGCTTCAAGCGCATAGTGGCCATTACTCGTTTAGCCGTACCTTACACAGGTTTAATCATGAGTACCCGAGAAGGCGCAGTGCTACGCAAAGAGCTGCTTGATCTGGGCGTATCCCAAATAAGTGCAGGATCCCGTACCTCTCCTGGTGGCTATCAAGAAACCACATCGAATCAGCATGATGCCGAACAATTTAGTTTGGGCGATCACCGCGCGATGGATGATGTTATCTATGAATTAGTCACTGAGTCTAAATCAGTGCCCTCATTCTGCACCGGTTGCTATCGCAAAGGTCGCACTGGCGATCATTTTATTGGATTGGCAAAACAGCAATTCATCGGTAAATTTTGCCAACCCAATGCGCTGATCACTTTTAAAGAATATCTAAACGATTACGCCAGCGAGAAAACTCGCGAAGCAGGCAATGCACTTATTGAGCGGGAGTTAGACAGATTAAGTCCGAGTCGACGTAAGAATGTCATCGCTTATCTGGATAAAACAGACGAAGGTCAGCGTGACTTGTATCTATAA
- a CDS encoding organic hydroperoxide resistance protein, protein MKPLYKTSATASAGRNGKVSTDDGLLSLSLSYPKEMGGTGEATNPEQLFAAGYSACFSNAILHVAREAKLILKQAPVTASVAIGAREEGGFALTVALSVSLDLPQEQAVNLVTLAHQICPYSNAVRNNIDVALTVNGQAI, encoded by the coding sequence ATGAAGCCGTTATATAAAACAAGTGCAACAGCGAGTGCAGGACGAAATGGTAAGGTATCAACTGATGATGGGTTACTATCGCTTTCATTAAGTTACCCAAAAGAGATGGGAGGAACTGGCGAGGCGACGAATCCTGAGCAGCTATTTGCAGCTGGGTACAGTGCGTGTTTTTCAAATGCGATATTACATGTGGCTCGTGAAGCTAAATTGATATTAAAACAAGCCCCAGTAACCGCAAGTGTCGCTATAGGGGCAAGAGAGGAGGGAGGGTTTGCTTTAACTGTTGCGTTATCTGTATCACTGGATCTGCCTCAAGAGCAAGCTGTTAACTTGGTGACACTGGCCCACCAAATATGCCCGTATTCTAACGCCGTTAGAAACAATATAGATGTTGCATTAACAGTGAATGGTCAAGCCATTTAA
- a CDS encoding WYL domain-containing protein, translating to MNQKDIKWDQQVRFRLIEIIAQWEGRLTTNHLCDAFRIGRQQASRDINKYLSLTDREQLVLDRTIKGYRPADDFKPFFTEGTAHEYLTMLHQQYNHEETFEFFSWGEAQSTVLNVPDRVVSSKIVRGLIAAARANLRIDIDYVSLSTPEIRGRIIAPHSLVYDGIRWHVRAYCEEKTAFRDFVLSRFRNEPDLMDRSPNTREHDDNWNNQVSVNIIPNPNLSDKQQCVVAEDYAMDYRKLTITTRKALLHYYLRRMGVTLDEQLLKDQPKVHQLTAYSAQDLYLS from the coding sequence ATGAATCAGAAAGATATCAAGTGGGATCAGCAAGTGAGATTTCGACTAATCGAAATCATCGCTCAGTGGGAAGGACGCCTTACGACAAACCACCTATGCGATGCTTTTCGTATAGGACGCCAACAGGCTTCAAGGGATATCAACAAATACCTAAGCCTTACTGATCGAGAACAGTTAGTACTAGATAGGACTATTAAAGGCTATAGACCAGCTGATGATTTTAAACCTTTCTTTACTGAAGGCACTGCTCATGAATACCTGACAATGCTTCATCAGCAGTACAACCACGAAGAAACATTCGAATTCTTCAGTTGGGGAGAAGCCCAGTCAACAGTATTAAATGTTCCTGACAGGGTCGTTTCTTCGAAAATCGTTCGCGGGTTAATTGCTGCAGCAAGAGCAAACCTTCGCATAGATATCGATTACGTTTCGCTCTCTACACCTGAAATCCGAGGACGAATAATCGCCCCTCATAGTCTCGTCTATGACGGTATTAGATGGCATGTGAGGGCCTATTGTGAAGAAAAAACAGCTTTCCGCGACTTCGTGCTTAGTCGCTTCAGAAACGAACCTGACTTAATGGATAGATCCCCCAATACGCGGGAACATGATGATAACTGGAACAATCAAGTTTCGGTAAATATTATACCTAACCCTAACCTTTCGGATAAACAACAATGTGTCGTTGCAGAAGACTATGCGATGGATTATCGTAAGCTAACAATCACTACTCGTAAGGCTTTGCTGCATTATTATCTACGCCGCATGGGCGTTACTCTGGATGAACAATTACTGAAAGATCAACCCAAAGTTCACCAATTGACAGCATACTCTGCTCAAGATCTTTACTTGTCATGA
- a CDS encoding lipid A-modifier LpxR family protein: MKYKLILGYLCTLGSLLFSTSAYSGQWHLQLDNDIIFGDDGNYTNGMMLSWESAAKTHPSELARPLQWQEYFTFDLGDGERAWG; this comes from the coding sequence TTGAAATATAAACTCATCTTAGGGTATCTTTGCACGCTGGGTTCTCTGCTCTTTTCAACCTCGGCATACAGTGGTCAGTGGCATCTGCAACTCGATAATGACATTATCTTTGGCGACGATGGCAATTACACCAATGGCATGATGTTGAGCTGGGAAAGCGCAGCTAAGACCCATCCCAGTGAACTTGCTCGGCCTTTACAGTGGCAAGAGTATTTCACCTTTGATTTAGGCGATGGCGAACGGGCTTGGGGCTAA
- the hydE gene encoding [FeFe] hydrogenase H-cluster radical SAM maturase HydE: MQLKMQLNFKSEKLTHHDILALLQGCDDDSLFKQAHQATLEQFEGQVYMRGIIEFSNQCRNDCHYCGLRTSNRQVKRYRLTHGQIMAAAESAYQEGMGTIVLQSGDDYRYRMKDIEQIIVEIKQQFGLAITLSLGDRTFDELSCWKQAGADRYLLKMETFNEGLFRQCRPKKLFQQRLKKIKLLQKLGYQTGSGVIVNLPGMTLAMLADDIIKLSQLKLDMIACGPFVAHPQTPYASYPDGSVIVSHRVSAILRLLNPGANIPATSALDAIQAGAREAALLRGANIIMPSFTPEQAFADYNIYPGKNASKVKLIERISAIKLAISTIGLTATSARGDALRKHNVNNHN, translated from the coding sequence ATGCAATTGAAAATGCAACTAAATTTTAAATCTGAAAAATTAACTCATCATGACATTCTGGCATTATTACAAGGTTGCGATGATGACAGCTTATTTAAACAAGCTCATCAAGCCACGCTTGAGCAATTTGAAGGCCAAGTGTATATGCGTGGCATTATTGAGTTTTCCAATCAATGTCGGAACGATTGCCACTACTGTGGTTTAAGAACCAGTAACCGTCAGGTGAAGCGCTATCGACTGACTCATGGACAAATTATGGCGGCTGCTGAGTCCGCTTATCAAGAGGGAATGGGCACCATTGTTTTACAATCTGGTGATGATTACCGTTATCGAATGAAGGATATCGAGCAGATTATTGTTGAGATAAAGCAGCAATTTGGCTTAGCTATCACCTTATCTCTGGGCGATAGAACATTCGATGAACTTAGTTGCTGGAAACAAGCAGGGGCCGACCGCTACCTGTTAAAAATGGAAACTTTCAACGAGGGCTTATTTAGGCAGTGCCGGCCTAAAAAGTTATTTCAACAACGACTAAAAAAAATCAAATTATTACAAAAGCTAGGCTATCAAACGGGGTCTGGTGTGATTGTAAATTTGCCCGGTATGACGTTAGCAATGTTAGCCGATGACATCATTAAACTCAGTCAATTGAAGCTGGACATGATTGCTTGCGGACCCTTTGTTGCGCATCCGCAGACCCCCTATGCATCGTATCCTGATGGAAGTGTTATTGTCAGTCATAGAGTCAGTGCCATCTTAAGGCTACTCAACCCTGGGGCTAATATTCCGGCCACAAGCGCCCTTGATGCCATACAAGCAGGTGCTAGAGAAGCTGCGCTGCTTCGTGGTGCTAATATAATCATGCCCTCTTTTACTCCTGAGCAAGCCTTTGCCGATTACAATATCTATCCTGGCAAAAACGCCAGCAAGGTAAAACTCATTGAACGTATTAGCGCGATAAAATTAGCCATTTCAACTATTGGATTAACTGCAACCTCGGCCAGAGGTGATGCGCTTAGGAAACATAATGTCAACAATCATAACTAA